A genomic segment from Tuwongella immobilis encodes:
- a CDS encoding sulfatase family protein, with protein sequence MRHDRRIGVAILAMLGWLGSSGISLAEPRRDPRPNIVWIVTEDISPNLGCYADPDAITPNLDRLAAEGARFQRAFSHAPVCAPTRSGLITGVYPTTLGSHHMRSKLTTPPPLFTDDLKKAGYTVFWPGKTDFNFDVTKGWADTRNWVQNPRLLPQDRPFFAYINFTITHESQARPTPAQYAKNTERLTDAQRHNPANVRLPKYYPDHPLVRKNVAIYHDNITAMDHLVGDVLKVVDDPKWRDNTIVVFFGDHGWGLSRGKRWCYDSGLRVPLLVRWPGVVKPGSVREDLVQLLDLAPTMLSVAGVPVPQRMQGQVILGANTAPARTMLVGGRDRMDEAVDRIRTVRSQRYRYIRNFRPDLPYAQYINYMDEMPIMKVWREQAFAGKLNPIQAAFFARTKPKEEFYDLAADPEETVNLANSPELQAVIREHAAALDRWMAETKDMGEIPEQELIRRGIVRDLLNTEYAERVRNHPKTPPVP encoded by the coding sequence ATGCGGCACGATCGGCGAATCGGCGTGGCGATCCTGGCAATGCTCGGGTGGCTGGGAAGCAGCGGAATCAGTCTGGCGGAACCGAGACGCGATCCGCGGCCCAATATCGTGTGGATTGTTACCGAAGACATTTCTCCCAATTTGGGGTGCTATGCCGATCCCGATGCGATCACGCCGAATCTCGATCGGCTGGCTGCGGAGGGGGCGCGGTTCCAGCGGGCGTTTAGTCATGCGCCGGTCTGTGCGCCAACGCGGTCGGGGCTGATTACTGGCGTCTATCCGACGACGCTGGGCAGCCATCACATGCGGTCGAAGTTGACCACGCCGCCGCCGTTGTTCACCGACGATCTCAAGAAGGCGGGGTATACCGTCTTTTGGCCGGGAAAGACCGATTTCAATTTCGATGTCACCAAAGGTTGGGCGGATACCCGCAATTGGGTGCAGAATCCGCGTCTGCTGCCGCAGGATCGGCCCTTTTTCGCATACATCAATTTTACGATCACGCATGAAAGTCAAGCGCGGCCCACTCCGGCACAGTATGCCAAGAATACGGAGCGGCTGACCGATGCGCAGCGTCACAACCCCGCGAATGTGCGATTGCCGAAGTATTATCCGGATCATCCGCTGGTTCGCAAGAATGTGGCGATCTACCATGACAATATCACGGCGATGGATCATCTCGTGGGCGATGTTTTGAAGGTGGTGGATGATCCAAAGTGGCGAGACAATACGATTGTGGTGTTTTTCGGCGATCACGGCTGGGGGTTGAGTCGGGGCAAACGCTGGTGCTATGACAGTGGTTTGCGGGTGCCGTTGCTGGTGCGCTGGCCGGGGGTGGTGAAGCCGGGAAGCGTGCGCGAAGACCTGGTGCAACTGCTGGACCTGGCACCGACAATGCTGAGCGTGGCCGGGGTGCCGGTGCCGCAGCGGATGCAGGGGCAGGTGATTCTGGGGGCGAACACCGCGCCGGCGCGAACCATGCTAGTCGGCGGACGGGATCGCATGGATGAGGCGGTCGACCGCATCCGCACGGTGCGTTCGCAACGCTATCGCTACATTCGCAACTTCCGGCCGGATTTGCCGTATGCCCAGTATATCAATTATATGGACGAAATGCCGATTATGAAAGTCTGGCGGGAGCAAGCCTTTGCCGGGAAGTTGAACCCGATTCAGGCGGCCTTCTTCGCGCGGACCAAGCCGAAGGAAGAATTCTACGACCTGGCAGCCGACCCCGAAGAGACGGTGAATCTGGCCAACTCCCCGGAATTGCAGGCGGTGATTCGGGAGCATGCGGCCGCGCTGGATCGGTGGATGGCGGAAACCAAAGACATGGGCGAGATTCCCGAGCAGGAATTGATTCGCCGAGGCATCGTCCGCGATCTGCTGAACACGGAATACGCGGAGCGGGTTCGGAATCATCCCAAGACACCGCCGGTGCCCTGA